The following coding sequences lie in one Arachis ipaensis cultivar K30076 chromosome B03, Araip1.1, whole genome shotgun sequence genomic window:
- the LOC107631005 gene encoding cytochrome P450 71A25-like isoform X1, with amino-acid sequence MDLFTIIMLQSLFIILLIIKWQYSKPTNKNSPPSPPRLPILGNLHQVGLFPHRSLKNLAEKHGPLMLLHFGNVPVLVVSSANTAEEVMKTHDLVFSNRPRRKMSDILLYDSKDIANSAYGEYWRQMRSLAVLHLLSNKRVQSYSRVREEEAARMVETIKEFASSSVPLNLSEIFSGVTNDIVCRIALGRRYRGGGEGCNKFQELLLEFGELLGTISIGDYIPWLSWLNKVDGSYKRASRVAKRLDEFLDQVIAEHVSSWKRKEQEGLTDNVDDFVDVLLSVKTSSAVGFEFDTITMKAILLDMFAAGTDTTYTVLEWAMAELLKRPAVMHKLQDEVRTVVGNRSNITEQDLVHMNYVKAVIKETLRLHPPIPILVPRESTKGVKLNGYDIEAGTQVLVNAWAVATDPKCWDQPLEFKPERFLNSSVDFKGCDFQFIPFGAGRRGCPGVQFATAVDEIVLATLVHHFDWDSPAASKEVDMSETCGLALHLKSPLLAIATPYYE; translated from the exons ATGGATCTATTCACCATAATCATGTTACAATCTTTGTTCATTATTCTACTCATCATTAAATGGCAGTATTCTAAACCTACAAATAAAAATTCACCCCCTTCACCTCCAAGACTACCCATACTCGGAAACCTCCACCAAGTCGGTTTGTTCCCGCACCGGTCACTGAAAAATTTGGCTGAGAAACATGGCCCCTTAATGCTCCTTCACTTTGGAAACGTTCCGGTGCTGGTGGTGTCTTCGGCCAACACGGCAGAAGAGGTGATGAAGACGCACGACTTGGTGTTCTCCAACAGGCCACGGCGTAAGATGAGTGACATACTCTTGTACGATTCTAAAGACATAGCCAATTCTGCTTATG GTGAATACTGGAGGCAGATGAGGAGCCTAGCCGTGTTGCACCTTCTGAGCAACAAAAGGGTTCAATCGTACAGTCGTGTTAGGGAAGAAGAAGCTGCAAGAATGGTTGAAACCATCAAAGAGTTTGCTTCTTCTTCTGTGCCGTTAAACTTGTCTGAGATATTCTCCGGTGTTACAAATGACATAGTGTGTAGAATTGCTCTAGGGAGGAGATACCGTGGAGGAGGAGAAGGGTGCAACAAGTTTCAGGAGCTGTTGTTGGAGTTTGGAGAGTTGTTGGGTACAATATCAATAGGGGATTATATTCCATGGCTTAGTTGGTTGAACAAGGTTGATGGTTCTTATAAAAGAGCATCAAGAGTGGCCAAGCGTCTCGATGAGTTTTTGGATCAAGTGATTGCGGAGCATGTTAGTTCTTGGAAAAGGAAAGAACAAGAGGGACTTACTGAtaatgttgatgattttgtggatgTTTTGCTTTCTGTCAAGACCAGTAGCGCTGTTGGATTCGAGTTTGACACAATAACAATGAAGGCAATACTCCTG GACATGTTTGCGGCAGGTACGGACACTACGTACACTGTGCTAGAATGGGCAATGGCGGAACTGTTAAAACGGCCGGCGGTTATGCACAAACTTCAAGATGAAGTGAGAACTGTTGTTGGAAACAGAAGTAACATAACTGAACAGGATTTAGTTCACATGAACTACGTGAAAGCTGTGATCAAAGAAACACTTCGGTTGCACCCTCCAATTCCAATTCTAGTTCCTAGAGAATCCACCAAAGGCGTCAAGCTGAATGGGTATGACATTGAAGCTGGAACACAGGTGTTGGTGAATGCATGGGCCGTTGCAACGGACCCAAAGTGTTGGGACCAGCCACTTGAGTTCAAGCCAGAGAGGTTCTTAAACAGTTCGGTGGATTTCAAAGGGTGTGATTTTCAGTTTATTCCTTTTGGTGCAGGGAGGAGAGGGTGCCCTGGGGTGCAGTTTGCCACTGCTGTTGATGAGATTGTGCTGGCTACCCTTGTTCATCACTTTGATTGGGATTCGCCTGCTGCTTCTAAGGAAGTGGACATGTCTGAAACTTGTGGACTAGCCCTGCATTTGAAATCACCTCTCTTGGCTATAGCAACCCCTTATTAtgaatga
- the LOC107631004 gene encoding cytochrome P450 71A6 isoform X2: MDLFTTIMLPSLFIILLIIMKWQYSKPTNKNSPPSPPKLPILGNLHQVGLFPHLSLKSLAEKHGPLMLLHFGNVPVLVVSSANMAEEVMKTHDLVFSNRPPRKMSDILLYDSKDIATSPYGEYWRQIRSLAVLHLLSNKRVQSYGLIREEEAARMVETIKEFASSSSMPLNLSDIFFGVTNDILCRSALGRRYRGGGEGCKFQELVLEFGDLLGTTSIGDYIPWLSWLNKVDGSYRRASRVAKRLDEFLDQVIAEHVSSGKRKEQEGLTDSVTSNAVGFEFDTITMKAILVDMFTAGTDPTYTVLEWAMAELLKRPAVMHKLQDEVRTVVGNRSNITEQDLVHMNYLKAVIKETLRLHPSLPVLVPRESTKGIKLNGYDIEAGTQVLVNAWAVATDPKCWDQPLEFKPERFLNSSVDFKGRDFQFIPFGAGRRGCPGMQFATALDEIVLANLVYHFDWDLPAGSKELDLSKFYGLVLHLKSTLLAIPTPYYE; this comes from the exons ATGGATCTGTTCACCACCATCATGTTACCATCTTTATTCATTATCCTACTCATCATCATGAAATGGCAGTATTCCAAACCCACAAACAAAAACTCACCCCCTTCACCTCCAAAACTACCCATACTCGGAAACTTGCACCAAGTAGGTTTGTTCCCGCACCTGTCACTCAAAAGCTTGGCTGAGAAACATGGCCCCTTGATGCTCCTTCACTTTGGCAACGTTCCAGTGTTGGTGGTATCTTCGGCCAACATGGCGGAAGAGGTGATGAAGACCCACGACTTGGTGTTCTCCAACCGGCCACCGCGTAAGATGAGTGACATACTCTTGTATGATTCCAAGGACATAGCCACCTCTCCGTATG GTGAATACTGGAGGCAGATAAGGAGCCTAGCCGTGTTGCACCTTCTGAGCAACAAAAGGGTTCAATCGTACGGCCTTATTAGGGAGGAAGAAGCTGCAAGAATGGTTGAAACCATCAAAGagtttgcttcttcttcttctatgccCTTAAACTTGTCTGACATATTCTTCGGTGTTACAAATGACATACTGTGTAGAAGTGCTCTAGGGAGGAGATATCGTGGAGGAGGAGAAGGGTGCAAGTTTCAGGAGCTGGTTTTGGAGTTTGGAGACTTGTTGGGTACAACATCAATAGGAGACTATATTCCATGGCTTAGTTGGTTGAACAAGGTTGATGGTTCTTATAGAAGAGCATCAAGAGTGGCCAAGCGTCTTGATGAGTTTTTGGATCAAGTGATTGCGGAGCATGTTAGTTCTGGGAAAAGGAAAGAACAAGAGGGACTTACTGATagtgtt ACCAGTAACGCTGTTGGATTTGAGTTTGACACAATAACAATGAAGGCAATACTCGTG GACATGTTTACGGCAGGTACGGACCCTACGTACACTGTGCTAGAATGGGCAATGGCGGAACTGTTAAAACGGCCAGCGGTTATGCACAAACTTCAAGATGAAGTGAGAACTGTTGTTGGAAACAGAAGCAACATAACCGAACAAGATTTGGTTCACATGAACTACTTGAAAGCTGTGATCAAAGAAACACTTCGGTTGCACCCTTCACTTCCAGTTCTAGTTCCTAGAGAATCCACCAAAGGCATCAAGTTGAATGGATATGACATTGAAGCTGGAACACAGGTGTTGGTGAATGCATGGGCCGTTGCAACGGACCCAAAGTGTTGGGACCAGCCACTTGAGTTCAAGCCAGAGAGGTTCTTAAACAGTTCGGTGGATTTCAAAGGGCGTGATTTTCAGTTTATTCCTTTTGGTGCAGGAAGGAGAGGGTGCCCTGGGATGCAGTTTGCCACTGCTCTTGATGAAATTGTGCTGGCTAACCTTGTTTATCACTTTGATTGGGATTTGCCTGCTGGTTCTAAGGAATTGGACTTGTCTAAATTTTATGGACTAGTCCTGCATTTGAAATCAACTCTCTTGGCTATACCAACCCCTTATTAtgaatga
- the LOC107631003 gene encoding uncharacterized protein LOC107631003 produces the protein MIVRTYGRRNRPLSRTCSASSLNDDVLDPLSQESSQNHDNNIYGFAYSSQDSSSHWSLFDSDPNLVDDFGGGCREPKRARKGEKKAAAANGSCHVAIPATSTLMEAQEFGEMMEHVDEVNFALDGLRKGQPLRIRRASLVSLLGICGTTQQRRLLRSQGMAKTITEAILGLSLDDSPSNLAAATLLYVLTCDGQDDNLLESSGCIQFLIKLLRPIVSTSIADKVPKLGSKLLSLRQSDDMFKTSMGRMDSSLVTVFSRVQEVLVNCKGLKTSCQNDSVVERPELCPKWLALLTMEKACLSAISLDETTGAVRKAGGNFKEKLREYGGLDAVFEVTMNCHLDLEKWVEDDSSLSTKDLRNNKHLKNLTLLLKCLKIMENATFLSTDNQTHLLELKGRLNPQATSFSFTELIITVIRILSDICLCQSASAASNEKKAYGLLSMVSDDSEPDLFRDHKDNEPLFKSSISKLFGMNRASSAKNSDVSRNSRLLTCSQMECSQSISETPSTSTSDIYSLKMRVSSSTSESCSGASKSSGYKASTIHNSSRKNVRFTENSPIVISDDSQDPFAFDEDDFAPTKWDILSGKQKKSHSKRKYEVPSREFEYVCQSQTKEIEIQQELNDVDINCSSSVVGDEEGSILLSDCLLTAVKVLMNLTNDNPVGCQQIAAYGGLETMSKLIAGHFPCFSSSMSFGQMKENTSSAEDHQYDKHLTDHELDFLVAILGLLVNLVEKDDHNRSRLAAASVLLPSSRGLDHEARGDVIQLLCSIFLANQGGIEGDGEDKHSALDAEEVVLQGEKEAEKMIVEAYSALLLAFLSTESKSIRAAIADHLPDHNLSILVPVLDRFVEFHLSLNMISPETHKAVSEVIESCRIR, from the exons ATGATCGTTCGCACATACGGTCGCCGAAACAGACCCCTCTCGAGGACCTGCTCAGCTTCTTCTCTCAACGACGACGTTTTGGACCCACTCTCGCAGGAGAGTTCACAGAACCACGACAACAACATCTACGGATTCGCGTACTCGTCCCAGGATTCGTCCTCGCATTGGTCCCTCTTCGATTCGGATCCTAATTTAGTAGACGATTTCGGCGGCGGCTGCAGGGAGCCGAAGAGGGCGAGGAAGGGGGAGAAGAAGGCGGCGGCAGCTAACGGGAGTTGCCACGTGGCGATACCTGCGACATCGACGCTTATGGAGGCGCAGGAGTTTGGGGAGATGATGGAGCATGTTGATGAGGTGAATTTCGCTCTCGATGGGCTCCGCAAGGGGCAGCCTTTGCGGATCAGGAGAGCGAGCTTGGTGTCACTGTTGGGTATTTGTGGCACCACGCAGCAGCGGAGGCTTCTCAGGAGTCAGGG GATGGCAAAGACGATAACTGAAGCTATTTTGGGCCTCAGTCTCGATGATTCTCCCAGCAATCTTGCAGCTGCAACTCTTCTATACGTTTTAACCTGTGAT GGTCAAGATGATAATCTACTTGAATCATCTGGTTGTATTCAATTTCTTATAAAGTTGTTGAGACCAATTGTCTCAACATCTATCGCGGACAAGGTACCAAAACTTGGTTCTAAGCTTCTATCCTTGCGTCAGAGTGATGACATGTTCAAAACTTCAATGGGAAGAATGGATTCCAGTTTGGTCACAGTTTTTTCTAGAGTTCAAGAAGTTCTAGTAAATTGCAAAGGACTAAAAACATCTTGTCAGAATGACAGTGTGGTGGAGAGGCCAGAGTTATGCCCAAAATGGTTAGCATTGTTGACCATGGAGAAGGCTTGTTTATCTGCCATTTCTCTTGATG AAACCACTGGTGCTGTACGGAAGGCTGGTGGAAATTTTAAGGAGAAACTAAGGGAGTATGGAGGACTTGATGCGGTCTTTGAAGTCACCATGAATTGTCATTTAGATTTGGAG AAATGGGTGGAGGATGATAGTTCTCTCTCTACCAAGGATCTGAGAAATAACAAACATCTGAAGAATCTAACCCTACTTCTCAAATGCCTGAAGATAATGGAGAATGCTACTTTTCTAAGCACAGATAATCAG ACTCATTTGCTTGAATTGAAAGGAAGATTAAATCCTCAGgcaacttctttttcttttacggAGCTGATCATAACTGTTATAAGGATCCTTTCAG ACATATGTTTATGTCAAAGTGCCTCTGCTGCATCCAATGAGAAAAAGGCTTATGGTTTGCTCTCTATGGTCAGTGATGATTCTGAACCAGATCTGTTCAGAGACCATAAAG ataatgaaccTTTATTCAAAAGTTCTATCAGCAAGTTGTTTGGTATGAATAGAGCTTCTTCTGCTAAGAATTCTGATGTTTCACGGAACAGCCGACTTTTGACATGTAGTCAGATGGAATGTTCACAATCCATTTCTGAAACTCCCAGCACTTCAACTAGTGATATTTATTCGCTAAAGATGAGAGTTAGTTCTTCAACATCTGAATCTTGCAGTGGTGCATCAAAGAGTTCAGGCTACAAAGCATCCACAATCCATAATAGTTCAAGGAAGAATGTACGGTTTACTGAAAATAGCCCAATTGTAATCTCGGATGATAGCCAAGATCCTTTTGCATTTGATGAGGATGACTTTGCACCCACTAAGTGGGACATATTATCAGGGAAACAGAAGAAATCTCATTCTAAAAGAAAATACGAGGTGCCAAGCAGAGAATTTGAGTATGTATGTCAATCTCAGACTAAAGAGATAGAGATCCAACAAGAATTGAATGATGTTGACATCAATTGTTCCAGTTCTGTTGTTGGTGATGAAGAAGGTTCCATCCTTCTAAGTGATTGCCTTCTAACTGCTGTTAAG GTGTTGATGAATTTGACTAATGACAATCCTGTTGGCTGCCAGCAAATTGCGGCCTATGGAGGACTGGAAACTATGTCTAAGCTGATTGCTGGTCATTTCCCTTGCTTCAGCTCTTCGATGTCCTTTGGTCAAATGAAAGAAAATACTTCAAGTGCTGAAGACCATCAATATGATAAGCATCTCACTGATCATGAATTAGATTTTCTTGTGGCCATTCTGGGCTTGCTTGTAAACCTGGTAGAGAAGGATGACCACAACAG ATCACGCCTTGCAGCTGCCAGTGTTCTGCTTCCTTCATCCCGGGGCTTGGATCATGAGGCTCGGGGGGATGTTATTCAATTATTATGCTCTATTTTCTTGGCTAACCAGGGTGGAATTGAGGGAGATGGGGAAGATAAACATTCGGCACTG GATGCTGAAGAAGTTGTTCTCCAGGGTGAAAAAGAAGCTGAGAAAATGATTGTGGAAGCTTATTCTGCCCTGCTTCTAGCGTTTCTTTCTACTGAAAG TAAGAGCATCCGAGCAGCAATTGCTGACCATCTCCCAGATCACAACTTATCTATTCTTGTGCCTGTGTTGGACAGATTTGTG GAATTTCATCTGTCATTGAACATGATTTCACCAGAGACTCATAAAGCAGTTAGTGAAGTCATTGAATCGTGCAGAATTCGATGA
- the LOC107631004 gene encoding cytochrome P450 71A26 isoform X1, which yields MDLFTTIMLPSLFIILLIIMKWQYSKPTNKNSPPSPPKLPILGNLHQVGLFPHLSLKSLAEKHGPLMLLHFGNVPVLVVSSANMAEEVMKTHDLVFSNRPPRKMSDILLYDSKDIATSPYGEYWRQIRSLAVLHLLSNKRVQSYGLIREEEAARMVETIKEFASSSSMPLNLSDIFFGVTNDILCRSALGRRYRGGGEGCKFQELVLEFGDLLGTTSIGDYIPWLSWLNKVDGSYRRASRVAKRLDEFLDQVIAEHVSSGKRKEQEGLTDSVDDFVDVLLSVKTSNAVGFEFDTITMKAILVDMFTAGTDPTYTVLEWAMAELLKRPAVMHKLQDEVRTVVGNRSNITEQDLVHMNYLKAVIKETLRLHPSLPVLVPRESTKGIKLNGYDIEAGTQVLVNAWAVATDPKCWDQPLEFKPERFLNSSVDFKGRDFQFIPFGAGRRGCPGMQFATALDEIVLANLVYHFDWDLPAGSKELDLSKFYGLVLHLKSTLLAIPTPYYE from the exons ATGGATCTGTTCACCACCATCATGTTACCATCTTTATTCATTATCCTACTCATCATCATGAAATGGCAGTATTCCAAACCCACAAACAAAAACTCACCCCCTTCACCTCCAAAACTACCCATACTCGGAAACTTGCACCAAGTAGGTTTGTTCCCGCACCTGTCACTCAAAAGCTTGGCTGAGAAACATGGCCCCTTGATGCTCCTTCACTTTGGCAACGTTCCAGTGTTGGTGGTATCTTCGGCCAACATGGCGGAAGAGGTGATGAAGACCCACGACTTGGTGTTCTCCAACCGGCCACCGCGTAAGATGAGTGACATACTCTTGTATGATTCCAAGGACATAGCCACCTCTCCGTATG GTGAATACTGGAGGCAGATAAGGAGCCTAGCCGTGTTGCACCTTCTGAGCAACAAAAGGGTTCAATCGTACGGCCTTATTAGGGAGGAAGAAGCTGCAAGAATGGTTGAAACCATCAAAGagtttgcttcttcttcttctatgccCTTAAACTTGTCTGACATATTCTTCGGTGTTACAAATGACATACTGTGTAGAAGTGCTCTAGGGAGGAGATATCGTGGAGGAGGAGAAGGGTGCAAGTTTCAGGAGCTGGTTTTGGAGTTTGGAGACTTGTTGGGTACAACATCAATAGGAGACTATATTCCATGGCTTAGTTGGTTGAACAAGGTTGATGGTTCTTATAGAAGAGCATCAAGAGTGGCCAAGCGTCTTGATGAGTTTTTGGATCAAGTGATTGCGGAGCATGTTAGTTCTGGGAAAAGGAAAGAACAAGAGGGACTTACTGATagtgttgatgattttgtggatgTTTTGCTTTCTGTCAAGACCAGTAACGCTGTTGGATTTGAGTTTGACACAATAACAATGAAGGCAATACTCGTG GACATGTTTACGGCAGGTACGGACCCTACGTACACTGTGCTAGAATGGGCAATGGCGGAACTGTTAAAACGGCCAGCGGTTATGCACAAACTTCAAGATGAAGTGAGAACTGTTGTTGGAAACAGAAGCAACATAACCGAACAAGATTTGGTTCACATGAACTACTTGAAAGCTGTGATCAAAGAAACACTTCGGTTGCACCCTTCACTTCCAGTTCTAGTTCCTAGAGAATCCACCAAAGGCATCAAGTTGAATGGATATGACATTGAAGCTGGAACACAGGTGTTGGTGAATGCATGGGCCGTTGCAACGGACCCAAAGTGTTGGGACCAGCCACTTGAGTTCAAGCCAGAGAGGTTCTTAAACAGTTCGGTGGATTTCAAAGGGCGTGATTTTCAGTTTATTCCTTTTGGTGCAGGAAGGAGAGGGTGCCCTGGGATGCAGTTTGCCACTGCTCTTGATGAAATTGTGCTGGCTAACCTTGTTTATCACTTTGATTGGGATTTGCCTGCTGGTTCTAAGGAATTGGACTTGTCTAAATTTTATGGACTAGTCCTGCATTTGAAATCAACTCTCTTGGCTATACCAACCCCTTATTAtgaatga
- the LOC107631005 gene encoding cytochrome P450 71A25-like isoform X2: MDLFTIIMLQSLFIILLIIKWQYSKPTNKNSPPSPPRLPILGNLHQVGLFPHRSLKNLAEKHGPLMLLHFGNVPVLVVSSANTAEEVMKTHDLVFSNRPRRKMSDILLYDSKDIANSAYGEYWRQMRSLAVLHLLSNKRVQSYSRVREEEAARMVETIKEFASSSVPLNLSEIFSGVTNDIVCRIALGRRYRGGGEGCNKFQELLLEFGELLGTISIGDYIPWLSWLNKVDGSYKRASRVAKRLDEFLDQVIAEHVSSWKRKEQEGLTDNVTSSAVGFEFDTITMKAILLDMFAAGTDTTYTVLEWAMAELLKRPAVMHKLQDEVRTVVGNRSNITEQDLVHMNYVKAVIKETLRLHPPIPILVPRESTKGVKLNGYDIEAGTQVLVNAWAVATDPKCWDQPLEFKPERFLNSSVDFKGCDFQFIPFGAGRRGCPGVQFATAVDEIVLATLVHHFDWDSPAASKEVDMSETCGLALHLKSPLLAIATPYYE, from the exons ATGGATCTATTCACCATAATCATGTTACAATCTTTGTTCATTATTCTACTCATCATTAAATGGCAGTATTCTAAACCTACAAATAAAAATTCACCCCCTTCACCTCCAAGACTACCCATACTCGGAAACCTCCACCAAGTCGGTTTGTTCCCGCACCGGTCACTGAAAAATTTGGCTGAGAAACATGGCCCCTTAATGCTCCTTCACTTTGGAAACGTTCCGGTGCTGGTGGTGTCTTCGGCCAACACGGCAGAAGAGGTGATGAAGACGCACGACTTGGTGTTCTCCAACAGGCCACGGCGTAAGATGAGTGACATACTCTTGTACGATTCTAAAGACATAGCCAATTCTGCTTATG GTGAATACTGGAGGCAGATGAGGAGCCTAGCCGTGTTGCACCTTCTGAGCAACAAAAGGGTTCAATCGTACAGTCGTGTTAGGGAAGAAGAAGCTGCAAGAATGGTTGAAACCATCAAAGAGTTTGCTTCTTCTTCTGTGCCGTTAAACTTGTCTGAGATATTCTCCGGTGTTACAAATGACATAGTGTGTAGAATTGCTCTAGGGAGGAGATACCGTGGAGGAGGAGAAGGGTGCAACAAGTTTCAGGAGCTGTTGTTGGAGTTTGGAGAGTTGTTGGGTACAATATCAATAGGGGATTATATTCCATGGCTTAGTTGGTTGAACAAGGTTGATGGTTCTTATAAAAGAGCATCAAGAGTGGCCAAGCGTCTCGATGAGTTTTTGGATCAAGTGATTGCGGAGCATGTTAGTTCTTGGAAAAGGAAAGAACAAGAGGGACTTACTGAtaatgtt ACCAGTAGCGCTGTTGGATTCGAGTTTGACACAATAACAATGAAGGCAATACTCCTG GACATGTTTGCGGCAGGTACGGACACTACGTACACTGTGCTAGAATGGGCAATGGCGGAACTGTTAAAACGGCCGGCGGTTATGCACAAACTTCAAGATGAAGTGAGAACTGTTGTTGGAAACAGAAGTAACATAACTGAACAGGATTTAGTTCACATGAACTACGTGAAAGCTGTGATCAAAGAAACACTTCGGTTGCACCCTCCAATTCCAATTCTAGTTCCTAGAGAATCCACCAAAGGCGTCAAGCTGAATGGGTATGACATTGAAGCTGGAACACAGGTGTTGGTGAATGCATGGGCCGTTGCAACGGACCCAAAGTGTTGGGACCAGCCACTTGAGTTCAAGCCAGAGAGGTTCTTAAACAGTTCGGTGGATTTCAAAGGGTGTGATTTTCAGTTTATTCCTTTTGGTGCAGGGAGGAGAGGGTGCCCTGGGGTGCAGTTTGCCACTGCTGTTGATGAGATTGTGCTGGCTACCCTTGTTCATCACTTTGATTGGGATTCGCCTGCTGCTTCTAAGGAAGTGGACATGTCTGAAACTTGTGGACTAGCCCTGCATTTGAAATCACCTCTCTTGGCTATAGCAACCCCTTATTAtgaatga